One genomic segment of Mastomys coucha isolate ucsf_1 unplaced genomic scaffold, UCSF_Mcou_1 pScaffold22, whole genome shotgun sequence includes these proteins:
- the Brf2 gene encoding transcription factor IIIB 50 kDa subunit produces the protein MPNASRCPDCGSSELVEDSHYSQSQLVCSDCGCVVTEGVLTTTFSDEGNLREVTYSRSTGENEQVTRCQQRDLRRVRDLCRILKLPPSFEETAVSYYQKAHRLPGIRAARLQKKEVLVGCCVLITCRQHNWPLTMGTICTLLYADLDVFSGTYMQIVKLLGLDVPSLCLEDLVKSYCSSFKLFQASPSMPAKYVEDKDKMLSRTLLLVELANETWLVTGRHPLPIITAATFLAWQSLRPSGRLSCSLAQFCKLANVDLPYPAASRLQELLAVLLQMASRLAWLQVLKLDKRSVVKHIGDLLQHRHMLIRMAFRDGTAEVETEKQQQGQGQQEEVGDGPFDLPKKKRPASPALLLPPCMLKPPKRTYTRPPETVVTGDENISDSEIEQYLRTPQEIRDFERAQAASQAAMSVPNPP, from the exons ATGCCGAACGCAAGCCGCTGCCCGGATTGCGGCTCCTCTGAGCTCGTGGAAGATTCGCATTATTCTCAGAGCCAGTTGGTGTGCTCCGACTGCGGCTGCGTGGTCACCGAAGGCGTCCTTACTACTACCTTCAGCGACGAGGGCAACCTCCGAG AAGTGACATATTCTCGAAGCACAGGGGAAAACGAACAAGTTACTCGCTGCCAGCAACGAG ATCTCCGTCGAGTAAGAGACCTGTGTCGCATTCTGAAGTTGCCACCGTCGTTTGAGGAGACAGCAGTCTCCTACTACCAGAAGGCGCATCGGCTGCCTGGCATCCGCGCAGCCAGGCTGCAGAAGAAGGAAGTGCTAGTTGGATGCTGTGTTTTAATCACCTGTCGGCAACATAACTGGCCCCTCACCATGGGAACCATCTGCACTCTGTTGTATGCCGATCTGGACGTGTTTTCCGGCACCTACATGCAGATAGTGAAGCTTCTGGGGCTGGATGTGCCATCCCTGTGCCTGGAAGACTTGGTGAAGTCTTACTGCAGCAG CTTCAAACTGTTCCAAGCGTCCCCATCCATGCCAGCCAAATATGTGGAGGACAAAGACAAGATGCTGTCTCGAACCTTGCTGTTGGTGGAGCTTGCAAATGAGACGTGGCTAGTGACCGGACGGCATCCCTTGCCCATCATCACTGCAGCCACCTTCCTGGCGTGGCAGTCTCTGCGGCCTTCAGGCCGGCTGAGCTGCTCTCTTGCCCAGTTTTGTAAGTTGGCAAATGTGGACCTGCCCTACCCAGCCGCCTCTCGCCTGCAGGAGCTCCTGGCTGTGCTCCTTCAGATGGCCAGCCGGCTGGCCTGGCTACAAGTTCTAAAACTTGATAAACGGTCGGTGGTGAAACACATTGGTGACCTTCTCCAGCATCGCCACATGCTGATCCGCATGGCTTTTCGAGACGGTACAGCAGAAGTGGAGactgagaagcagcagcagggacaAGGACAGCAGGAAGAGGTGGGGGATGGTCCCTTTGATTTGCCCAAGAAGAAGCGTCCTGCCagtcctgccctcctcctccccccctgcATGTTGAAGCCCCCCAAGCGGACCTATACCAGGCCCCCTGAAACTGTAGTAACTGGAGATGAGAACATTTCTGATAGTGAAATAGAGCAATATTTGCGCACCCCTCAGGAAATTAGAGACTTTGAGAGAGCACAAGCCGCTAGCCAGGCAGCCATGAGTGTCCCTAACCCTCCCTGA